A stretch of the Clostridium botulinum genome encodes the following:
- a CDS encoding 4Fe-4S binding protein, with protein MVKLSPKEIAELKGQGYIFQNDKEHFVCRVITVNGTMTSEKIKKVADISEKYGEGHMSFTSRLTIEIRGIKYEDIDKVKEELKECGMYAGGTGKRVRTVTSCKGTVCSYGLLDTQELNRKIHERFYLGCYDVVLPHKFKIAVGGCPNNCIKPNLNDLGIMAQRKPELNLDKCKSCGKCAVIEKCRMKAVYKVDDRVVIDREKCINCGKCIENCYFSAMEVKEEGMKIYLGGRWGKYPKAGYLVDKIFNEEEALDFIEKSILYFKDNGISGERFGIMLDRIGFNKAQEVLLGNEMIERKSEILSK; from the coding sequence ATGGTTAAATTAAGTCCAAAGGAAATAGCAGAATTAAAGGGACAAGGATATATATTTCAAAATGATAAAGAACATTTTGTATGTAGGGTTATAACTGTTAATGGTACTATGACTTCTGAAAAAATAAAAAAAGTAGCAGATATTTCAGAGAAATATGGAGAAGGACATATGAGTTTTACCTCCAGATTAACTATTGAAATACGTGGAATAAAATACGAAGATATAGATAAGGTAAAAGAGGAACTTAAAGAATGCGGAATGTATGCAGGTGGTACAGGAAAAAGAGTAAGAACGGTTACTTCTTGTAAGGGAACGGTATGTAGTTATGGATTATTAGATACTCAAGAGTTAAATAGAAAAATTCATGAGAGATTTTATTTAGGATGTTATGATGTAGTTTTACCACATAAATTTAAAATTGCAGTTGGGGGATGTCCTAATAATTGTATAAAACCTAATTTAAATGATCTTGGAATTATGGCACAAAGAAAACCAGAATTGAATTTAGATAAATGTAAAAGCTGTGGTAAGTGTGCCGTTATAGAAAAGTGTAGAATGAAAGCTGTATATAAAGTAGATGACAGGGTAGTAATAGATAGAGAAAAGTGTATTAATTGTGGTAAATGTATAGAAAACTGTTACTTTAGTGCTATGGAAGTAAAAGAAGAAGGTATGAAAATTTACTTAGGTGGAAGATGGGGTAAATATCCTAAAGCAGGATATTTAGTGGACAAAATATTTAATGAAGAAGAAGCATTAGATTTTATAGAAAAATCAATATTATATTTCAAAGACAATGGGATTTCAGGAGAAAGATTTGGAATAATGCTTGATAGAATAGGTTTTAATAAGGCCCAAGAAGTTTTATTAGGCAATGAGATGATCGAAAGAAAATCTGAAATATTAAGTAAATAA
- a CDS encoding staygreen family protein, giving the protein MKNLDPKKLSVDFQQDISSTGPILPRRYTLTPSDEKEYLLLNIGFDYTFDKITDARDEVFAQWIELNGEHILSVDVYVGGLEFDFVNQSKRYDIFNKKLSFALSAIRYGDSELFKAHSELDNSEVIVHFHSIYPSFNTKKFVGYINNFID; this is encoded by the coding sequence TTGAAAAATTTAGATCCAAAAAAACTGTCTGTAGATTTTCAACAGGATATATCTTCAACTGGACCTATTCTTCCTCGACGTTATACCTTAACCCCTTCCGATGAAAAAGAATACTTGCTTTTAAATATAGGATTTGATTATACTTTTGATAAAATTACCGATGCTAGAGATGAAGTATTTGCACAATGGATAGAATTAAATGGAGAACATATTTTAAGTGTGGATGTATATGTTGGTGGTTTAGAATTTGATTTTGTTAATCAGTCTAAAAGATACGATATATTCAACAAAAAGCTCTCTTTTGCATTATCTGCTATAAGATATGGCGATAGTGAATTATTTAAAGCTCATTCTGAACTAGACAATTCTGAAGTAATTGTTCATTTCCACTCCATATATCCTAGCTTCAATACTAAAAAATTCGTCGGATATATAAATAATTTTATTGATTAA
- a CDS encoding Na+/H+ antiporter family protein, producing MIMLNPVVISVIIMIILSLLNLNVILSILIAAVVAGVAAGLPLTTTMKTLINGMGGNSETALSYVLLGLLAVAVSKTGLARILCSKISKAVKEKKIMFILLLAFFSCFSQNLIPVHIAFIPIIIPSLLGLMNKLKIDRRAIACALTFGLEFPYVTIPVGFGLAFHNLIRDEMVANGLNITTNMVWKGLWIPGVFMILGLLVAVFITYKKPREYKEVKIDDFNDSDEQLKMNKTHYLALLGAVIAFVVQVITKSLPLGALSGIVFMIITGTIKWNKIDEFMNESIIMMGLIAFVMLVASGYGNVLRETGAINTLVQSVTMGIGGSKVVGAVLMLLVGLLVTLGIGTSFGTVPILAAIYVPLAQNLGFSVIGIIALIGVAGALGDAGSPASDSTLGPTSGLSVDKQHNHIWDTCVPTFLHYNIALIIGGTIAALIL from the coding sequence ATGATAATGTTAAATCCAGTAGTTATTTCTGTAATAATAATGATTATTTTAAGTCTTTTAAATCTAAATGTTATTTTATCAATATTGATTGCTGCAGTAGTAGCTGGAGTTGCTGCCGGATTACCACTTACGACTACAATGAAAACTCTTATAAATGGAATGGGAGGAAATTCGGAAACTGCACTAAGCTATGTATTATTAGGTTTATTAGCTGTTGCTGTAAGCAAAACAGGACTTGCTAGAATTTTATGCAGTAAGATATCCAAGGCCGTTAAAGAAAAGAAAATAATGTTTATTTTATTACTAGCTTTCTTTTCATGTTTTTCACAAAATCTTATTCCTGTGCATATAGCATTTATTCCAATAATAATTCCATCACTATTAGGACTTATGAATAAGCTAAAAATTGATAGAAGAGCAATAGCATGTGCTTTAACTTTTGGACTTGAATTCCCATATGTTACTATTCCGGTTGGATTTGGACTTGCATTTCATAATCTTATAAGAGATGAGATGGTAGCTAATGGTTTAAATATAACTACAAATATGGTATGGAAAGGATTATGGATTCCAGGAGTATTTATGATATTAGGATTGTTAGTTGCTGTATTTATAACTTATAAAAAACCAAGAGAATATAAAGAAGTAAAAATTGATGACTTTAATGATTCTGATGAGCAGTTAAAGATGAATAAAACTCATTATTTAGCTTTATTAGGAGCTGTTATTGCTTTTGTAGTTCAGGTTATAACTAAATCATTACCATTAGGAGCATTATCAGGTATTGTATTTATGATTATAACTGGAACAATAAAGTGGAATAAAATAGATGAGTTTATGAATGAAAGCATTATAATGATGGGATTAATTGCTTTTGTAATGCTAGTTGCAAGTGGGTATGGAAATGTGCTTAGAGAAACAGGAGCTATTAATACTTTAGTTCAATCAGTAACTATGGGGATTGGCGGAAGTAAAGTAGTTGGAGCAGTATTAATGCTTTTAGTAGGACTTTTAGTGACATTAGGTATAGGAACTTCTTTTGGAACTGTACCTATATTAGCGGCAATTTATGTTCCATTAGCACAAAACTTAGGGTTTAGTGTTATAGGAATAATAGCTTTGATTGGAGTTGCAGGGGCACTAGGAGATGCAGGTTCTCCAGCATCTGATAGTACACTTGGACCAACATCAGGTTTAAGTGTAGATAAGCAGCATAATCATATATGGGATACTTGTGTTCCGACTTTCCTTCATTATAATATAGCTTTAATTATAGGAGGAACTATAGCCGCATTAATTTTATAA
- the hemA gene encoding glutamyl-tRNA reductase, with product MNLAIVGMKYNNTPIDIREKVSFSTSQKIKCGKYLIEKEIHEVIILSTCNRSEIYIASDEIDSKIDIIIDFYKQYSKVDNIYDYIFVKKDIDAIFHIYNVSAGLDSMILCEDQILGQVKDAMAFSMQYKLSKKILNKLFREAITSAKKIKSELKISETPISMVYIAIKLLKQKIGSLCGKKACIIGAGEMGRLALKHLISENLQEVFVANRTYDNVIDLLKEFPKIRPVKYESKSKILKEVDILITATSAPHIVITHNELKNIKNELYIMDLALPRDVEKGVQELKNIHLYDVDNFKNISDSNKIKREELSKIAKDIIELKVNEFVNWMESLKVDITIKELNDRCKDIGNEYLGYINRRINLSKRDEEILEKMLLGALKKVIKEPILNLKELKNEKEINKYVDSINKLFNF from the coding sequence ATGAATTTAGCAATTGTAGGTATGAAGTACAACAATACACCTATAGATATAAGGGAAAAAGTTTCATTTTCTACATCTCAAAAAATAAAATGTGGAAAATATTTAATTGAAAAGGAAATACATGAGGTAATTATATTATCAACTTGTAATAGAAGTGAAATATACATAGCTAGTGATGAGATAGATAGTAAAATAGATATAATTATAGATTTTTATAAGCAATATTCAAAGGTTGATAATATATATGATTATATTTTTGTAAAAAAAGATATAGATGCGATTTTCCATATATATAATGTATCTGCTGGACTTGATTCTATGATTTTATGTGAAGATCAAATTTTAGGACAAGTAAAAGATGCAATGGCCTTTTCAATGCAGTATAAACTTAGTAAGAAAATATTAAATAAACTTTTTAGGGAGGCGATAACTTCAGCTAAAAAAATAAAAAGTGAGCTTAAAATTTCGGAAACTCCTATATCTATGGTTTATATTGCAATAAAATTATTAAAACAAAAGATAGGTAGTCTGTGTGGAAAAAAAGCGTGTATAATAGGTGCAGGAGAAATGGGACGATTAGCACTGAAACATTTAATAAGTGAAAATTTACAAGAAGTATTTGTAGCAAATAGGACTTATGATAATGTAATAGACTTACTTAAAGAATTTCCCAAAATAAGACCTGTAAAATATGAAAGTAAATCTAAAATATTAAAAGAAGTAGACATACTTATAACTGCCACGTCCGCACCTCATATAGTAATTACTCATAATGAGTTAAAAAATATAAAAAATGAATTATATATAATGGATTTGGCACTTCCAAGAGATGTAGAAAAAGGTGTTCAAGAATTAAAAAATATACATCTTTATGATGTGGATAATTTTAAAAATATTTCAGATAGTAATAAAATAAAAAGAGAAGAACTATCTAAAATAGCGAAAGATATAATTGAATTAAAAGTTAATGAATTTGTTAATTGGATGGAATCTTTAAAAGTAGATATTACTATAAAAGAATTAAATGATAGATGTAAGGATATTGGAAATGAATACTTAGGATATATAAATAGAAGAATAAATTTAAGCAAAAGAGATGAAGAAATATTAGAAAAAATGTTATTGGGAGCTTTAAAAAAAGTAATTAAAGAACCTATATTGAATCTTAAAGAATTAAAAAATGAAAAAGAAATAAACAAATATGTAGATAGTATAAATAAATTGTTTAATTTTTAA
- a CDS encoding prephenate dehydratase, with the protein MKNLAVLGPKGTFSDEAANQYISKNSIKINKLYYSTIYDVVHALNNTCNTCIIPVENTLSGYVQESLDLLLETPAQIIDEIFIPVQFSLIANTKNTSDIKNIFVQFKAKEQCTKILKQLKNSNITITDSNIESYEKYIKSKSGNAAIIPQHIFNTSQKFFSLNNVTDSYNNTTRFLILSINFHSSYILNKKNIKVSLYVLNASHKPGVLFGILKIFSENNINLISIISKPTKQELGSYNFFIELTGSISEKNIILKTIDQLKIKYELKILGIY; encoded by the coding sequence ATGAAAAATTTAGCTGTGTTAGGTCCTAAAGGCACTTTTAGTGATGAGGCTGCCAATCAATATATTTCAAAAAATTCTATAAAAATAAATAAACTATATTATTCTACTATATATGATGTTGTACATGCCCTTAATAATACATGTAATACTTGCATTATTCCAGTTGAAAATACATTATCTGGATATGTTCAAGAGAGTTTAGATTTATTATTAGAAACACCTGCTCAAATCATTGATGAAATTTTTATTCCAGTTCAATTTTCACTTATCGCAAATACGAAAAATACTTCTGACATTAAAAATATATTTGTTCAATTTAAAGCAAAAGAACAATGTACTAAAATACTGAAACAATTAAAAAATTCTAATATTACTATTACTGATAGTAATATTGAATCTTATGAAAAATATATTAAAAGCAAAAGTGGAAATGCTGCAATTATTCCACAACATATATTTAATACTTCTCAAAAATTTTTTTCACTAAACAATGTGACAGATTCATATAATAACACTACACGATTTTTAATATTAAGTATAAATTTTCACTCCTCTTATATTTTAAATAAGAAAAATATAAAAGTATCTCTTTATGTACTTAATGCATCACATAAACCAGGAGTATTATTTGGTATTCTTAAAATTTTTTCAGAAAATAATATCAATCTTATATCAATAATTTCTAAACCTACAAAACAAGAATTAGGTAGTTATAACTTTTTTATTGAATTAACTGGAAGCATTTCAGAAAAAAATATTATACTAAAAACTATTGATCAACTAAAAATAAAATATGAATTAAAAATACTAGGTATTTATTGA